A window from Ramlibacter pinisoli encodes these proteins:
- a CDS encoding ABC transporter ATP-binding protein gives MNMMSDAALLAQQQVAEPRRRFGDVILDVKNISLAFGGVKALTDISFDVREHEIRAIIGPNGAGKSSMLNCINGVYQPQQGTIDFRGRSFRHMRSRQVAEMGIARTFQNLALFKGMSVLDNIMTGRNLRIRSNLFLQALRIGPAEKEEIRHREAVERIIDFLEIQAYRKTPVGQLPYGLQKRVDLGRALAMEPQVLLLDEPMAGMNIEEKQDMCRFVLDVNDEFGTTVVLIEHDMGVVMDISDRVVVLDYGKKIGDGTPDVVRANPDVIKAYLGTH, from the coding sequence ATGAACATGATGTCCGACGCTGCGCTGCTGGCGCAGCAACAGGTCGCCGAGCCCCGGCGCAGGTTCGGCGACGTCATCCTCGACGTGAAGAACATCTCCCTGGCCTTCGGCGGCGTCAAGGCGCTGACCGACATCTCGTTCGACGTCCGCGAGCACGAGATCCGCGCCATCATCGGCCCCAACGGCGCCGGCAAGAGCTCGATGCTCAACTGCATCAACGGCGTCTACCAGCCGCAGCAGGGCACCATCGATTTCCGCGGCCGGAGCTTTCGCCACATGCGCAGCCGCCAGGTGGCCGAGATGGGCATCGCCCGCACCTTCCAGAACCTGGCCCTGTTCAAGGGCATGAGCGTGCTGGACAACATCATGACCGGCCGCAACCTGCGCATCCGCAGCAACCTGTTCCTGCAGGCGCTGCGCATCGGGCCGGCCGAGAAGGAGGAGATCCGGCACCGCGAGGCGGTCGAGCGGATCATCGACTTCCTGGAGATCCAGGCCTATCGCAAGACGCCGGTCGGCCAGCTGCCCTACGGGCTGCAGAAGCGCGTCGACCTGGGGCGCGCGCTGGCGATGGAGCCGCAGGTGCTGCTGCTGGACGAGCCCATGGCCGGCATGAACATCGAGGAGAAGCAGGACATGTGCCGCTTCGTGCTGGACGTCAACGACGAGTTCGGCACCACCGTGGTCCTGATCGAGCACGACATGGGCGTGGTGATGGACATCAGCGACCGCGTGGTGGTGCTGGACTACGGCAAGAAGATCGGCGACGGCACGCCGGACGTGGTGCGCGCCAACCCGGACGTCATCAAGGCCTACCTCGGCACGCACTAG
- a CDS encoding branched-chain amino acid ABC transporter permease — MGFFLETLLGGLMAGMLYSLVALGFVLIFKASGVFNFAQGAMVLFGALAMARFAEWLPGWTGVDSRLLANLLAFVLAGAVMFVVAWLVEWLVLRHLVNQEGATLLMATLGIAYFLEGLGQTLFGNSIYKIDIGMPKDPVMAFESVFQGGLLINKEDLIAALIAAALVAALSVFFQKTGTGRALRAVADDHQAAQSIGIPLQRIWFIVWCVAGVVALVAGMIWGSKLGVQFSLTTVALRALPVVILGGLTSVPGAIIGGLIIGVGEKLSEVYLGPLVGGGIEIWFAYVLALGFLLVRPQGLFGEKIIDRV, encoded by the coding sequence ATGGGCTTTTTCCTCGAGACCCTGCTGGGCGGCCTGATGGCCGGCATGCTGTATTCGCTGGTCGCGCTCGGCTTCGTGCTGATCTTCAAGGCATCCGGCGTGTTCAATTTCGCCCAGGGCGCCATGGTGCTGTTCGGCGCGCTGGCGATGGCGCGCTTTGCCGAGTGGCTGCCCGGCTGGACCGGCGTGGACAGCCGGCTGCTGGCCAACCTGCTGGCCTTCGTGCTGGCCGGCGCCGTGATGTTCGTGGTCGCCTGGCTGGTCGAGTGGCTGGTGCTGCGCCACCTGGTCAACCAGGAGGGCGCCACGCTGCTGATGGCCACCCTGGGCATCGCCTACTTCCTCGAAGGCCTGGGCCAGACGCTGTTCGGCAACAGCATCTACAAGATCGACATCGGCATGCCCAAGGACCCGGTCATGGCCTTCGAGTCGGTGTTCCAGGGCGGCCTCCTGATCAACAAGGAAGACCTGATCGCCGCCCTCATCGCGGCGGCGCTGGTGGCCGCGCTGAGCGTGTTCTTCCAGAAGACCGGCACCGGCCGCGCGCTGCGCGCCGTGGCCGACGACCACCAGGCGGCGCAGTCGATCGGCATCCCGCTGCAGCGCATCTGGTTCATCGTCTGGTGCGTGGCCGGCGTGGTGGCGCTGGTGGCCGGGATGATCTGGGGCAGCAAGCTGGGCGTGCAGTTCTCGCTCACCACCGTGGCCCTACGCGCCCTGCCGGTGGTGATCCTGGGCGGCCTGACCTCGGTGCCCGGCGCCATCATCGGCGGGCTGATCATCGGCGTCGGCGAGAAGCTGTCCGAGGTCTACCTCGGCCCGCTGGTGGGCGGCGGCATCGAGATCTGGTTCGCCTACGTGCTCGCCCTGGGCTTCCTCCTCGTGCGGCCGCAGGGGCTCTTTGGAGAGAAGATCATCGACCGCGTCTGA
- a CDS encoding branched-chain amino acid ABC transporter permease — protein MLYRENGQFKTSYRSDLQIFPILQDRFAIALLLAAAYLVVPLLASDYLFRAILIPFLIMALAALGVNILVGYCGQISLGSGAFMAAGAYGAYNFFARIPDMPLVPAILLGGLCATAFGILFGLPSLRVKGLYLAVATLAAQFFADWAFLRVKWLVNDSPSGSVGVSALSVLGLPIDSALSKYWFCLVMLTVIALLAKNLVRGAIGREWMAIRDMDVAAAVIGIRPMYAKLSAFAVSSFIVGVAGALWAFVYLGTWEPAAFSVDLSFRLLFMVIIGGLGSIMGGFFGAAFIVVLPIALNQFLPTLAGAVGLNISTAGLSHAELMIFGALIIWFLIVEPHGLARLWSTGKQKLRLWPFPH, from the coding sequence ATGCTCTACCGCGAAAACGGCCAGTTCAAGACCAGCTACCGCTCCGACCTGCAGATCTTCCCGATCCTGCAGGACCGCTTCGCCATCGCGCTGCTGCTGGCGGCCGCGTACCTGGTGGTGCCGCTGCTGGCCAGCGACTACCTGTTCCGCGCCATCCTGATCCCGTTCCTGATCATGGCGCTGGCGGCCCTGGGGGTGAACATCCTGGTGGGCTACTGCGGCCAGATCTCGCTGGGCTCGGGCGCCTTCATGGCCGCCGGTGCCTACGGCGCCTACAACTTCTTCGCCCGCATCCCCGACATGCCGCTGGTGCCCGCCATCCTGCTGGGCGGGCTATGCGCCACCGCGTTCGGCATCCTGTTCGGGCTGCCGAGCCTGCGGGTCAAGGGCCTGTACCTGGCGGTCGCCACCCTGGCGGCGCAGTTCTTCGCCGACTGGGCCTTCCTGCGCGTGAAGTGGCTGGTGAACGACTCGCCCTCGGGCTCGGTCGGGGTCTCGGCGCTGTCGGTGCTGGGCCTGCCGATCGACAGCGCCCTCAGCAAGTACTGGTTCTGCCTGGTGATGCTCACCGTGATCGCGCTGCTGGCCAAGAACCTGGTGCGCGGCGCCATCGGCCGCGAGTGGATGGCCATCCGCGACATGGACGTCGCCGCCGCCGTCATCGGCATCCGGCCGATGTACGCCAAGCTGAGCGCGTTCGCCGTCAGCTCGTTCATCGTCGGCGTGGCCGGCGCGCTGTGGGCCTTCGTCTACCTGGGCACCTGGGAGCCGGCCGCGTTCTCGGTCGACCTGTCGTTCCGGCTGCTGTTCATGGTGATCATCGGCGGGCTCGGCTCCATCATGGGCGGCTTCTTCGGCGCCGCCTTCATCGTGGTGCTGCCCATCGCGCTGAACCAGTTCCTGCCGACGCTGGCCGGCGCCGTCGGCCTGAACATCTCCACCGCCGGCCTGTCGCACGCCGAGCTGATGATCTTCGGCGCGCTGATCATCTGGTTCCTCATCGTCGAGCCCCACGGCCTGGCCCGGCTGTGGTCCACCGGCAAGCAGAAGCTGCGGCTGTGGCCGTTCCCGCACTGA
- a CDS encoding ABC transporter substrate-binding protein encodes MKLRSLLTTGLVAAAALSAASAFAQAKEQFFPLLSYRTGPYAPNGTPWANGKQDYLKMINARDGGINGVKLTWEECETGYATDRGVECYERLKGRPGVTLFDPQATGITFALTDKVAADKIPLLTLGYGLSVAQDGQAFPWNFPLMGSYWTAADVLVQHLVKKDGNLKGKKIALVYHDSPFGKEPIPLLQERARMNGFELLLIPVTAPGVEQKAAWLQVRQQRPDYVMLWGWGVMNSTALKEAQATGYPRDKMYGVWWAGAEPDVKDVGEGAKGYHALNLNSSGTQPKVIQDILKTVHEKGQGTGPKDEVGSVLYTRGVIIQALSVEAVRRAQERFGKGKVMTPEQVRWGLENLNLDQKRLDQLGLTGVIRPLSTSCSDHMGSTWVRVQTWDGAKWNITSDWYQADESIIKPMVKAGAEKYLSDKKLSRRAVADCQS; translated from the coding sequence ATGAAGCTTCGTTCCCTCCTCACGACCGGCCTGGTGGCTGCCGCGGCCCTGTCGGCTGCGTCGGCCTTCGCGCAGGCCAAGGAGCAGTTCTTCCCGCTGCTGTCGTACCGCACCGGGCCGTACGCGCCGAACGGAACGCCATGGGCGAACGGCAAGCAGGACTACCTGAAGATGATCAACGCCCGCGACGGCGGCATCAACGGCGTCAAGCTCACCTGGGAAGAATGCGAGACCGGCTATGCCACCGACCGCGGCGTCGAGTGCTACGAAAGGCTCAAGGGCCGCCCGGGCGTGACGCTGTTCGACCCGCAGGCCACCGGCATCACCTTCGCCCTCACCGACAAGGTGGCCGCCGACAAGATCCCGCTGCTGACGCTGGGCTACGGCCTGTCGGTGGCGCAGGACGGCCAGGCCTTCCCCTGGAATTTCCCGCTCATGGGCAGCTACTGGACCGCCGCCGACGTGCTGGTGCAGCACCTGGTCAAGAAGGACGGCAACCTCAAGGGCAAGAAGATCGCGCTGGTCTACCACGACTCGCCGTTCGGCAAGGAGCCGATCCCGCTGCTGCAGGAGCGCGCCCGCATGAACGGCTTCGAGCTGCTGCTGATCCCGGTCACCGCGCCCGGCGTCGAGCAGAAGGCTGCCTGGCTGCAGGTGCGCCAGCAGCGGCCCGACTACGTGATGCTGTGGGGCTGGGGCGTGATGAACTCCACCGCACTGAAGGAGGCCCAGGCCACCGGCTACCCGCGCGACAAGATGTACGGCGTCTGGTGGGCCGGTGCCGAGCCGGACGTCAAGGACGTCGGCGAGGGCGCCAAGGGCTACCACGCGCTGAACCTCAACTCCTCCGGCACCCAGCCGAAGGTGATCCAGGACATCCTCAAGACCGTGCACGAGAAGGGCCAGGGCACCGGGCCGAAGGATGAAGTGGGCTCGGTGCTGTACACGCGTGGCGTGATCATCCAGGCGCTGTCGGTGGAGGCCGTGCGGCGGGCGCAGGAACGCTTCGGCAAGGGCAAGGTCATGACGCCCGAGCAGGTGCGCTGGGGCCTGGAGAACCTCAACCTCGACCAGAAGCGGCTCGACCAGCTGGGCCTCACGGGCGTGATCCGTCCGCTGTCCACCAGCTGCTCCGACCACATGGGCTCGACCTGGGTGCGCGTGCAGACCTGGGACGGCGCCAAGTGGAACATCACCAGCGACTGGTACCAGGCCGACGAGTCCATCATCAAGCCGATGGTCAAGGCCGGGGCCGAGAAGTACCTGTCGGACAAGAAGCTTTCGCGACGCGCCGTCGCCGACTGCCAGTCCTGA
- a CDS encoding ABC transporter ATP-binding protein, translating into MEQHTSTDPKAVNAAGEPASRTAATPSIVLNVNGIEVIYNHVILVLKGVSLQVPEGGIVALLGGNGAGKTTTLRAVSNLLRGERGEVTKGSIELRGERIENLSPAELVRRGVVQVMEGRHCFAHLTIEENLLTGAYTRSSKAEVQAGLEKVYAYFPRLKTRRTSQAAYTSGGEQQMCAIGRALMANPSMVLLDEPSMGLAPQIVQEVFEIVKDLNAKEGVTFLLAEQNTNMALQYASYGYILESGRIVMDGPAAELASNEDVKEFYLGMGGAQRKNFRDVKSYKRRKRWLA; encoded by the coding sequence ATGGAACAACACACATCCACGGATCCGAAGGCCGTCAACGCCGCCGGCGAACCGGCATCGAGGACGGCCGCGACGCCGTCCATCGTGCTGAACGTCAACGGCATCGAGGTCATCTACAACCACGTGATCCTGGTGCTCAAGGGCGTGTCGCTGCAGGTGCCCGAGGGCGGCATCGTGGCGCTGCTGGGCGGCAACGGCGCCGGCAAGACCACCACGCTGCGGGCGGTGTCCAACCTGCTGCGCGGTGAACGCGGCGAGGTGACCAAGGGCTCGATCGAGCTGCGCGGCGAGCGCATCGAGAACCTGTCGCCAGCCGAGCTGGTGCGGCGCGGCGTGGTGCAGGTGATGGAGGGCCGGCACTGCTTCGCCCACCTGACCATCGAGGAGAACCTGCTCACCGGCGCCTACACGCGCTCCAGCAAGGCCGAGGTGCAGGCCGGGCTGGAGAAGGTCTATGCCTACTTCCCGCGCCTGAAGACGCGGCGCACCTCGCAGGCCGCCTACACCTCCGGCGGCGAGCAGCAGATGTGCGCCATCGGCCGCGCACTGATGGCCAATCCCAGCATGGTGCTGCTCGACGAGCCGTCCATGGGCCTGGCGCCGCAGATCGTGCAGGAGGTGTTCGAGATCGTGAAGGACCTCAACGCCAAGGAAGGCGTCACCTTCCTGCTGGCCGAGCAGAACACCAACATGGCGCTGCAGTACGCCAGCTACGGCTACATCCTGGAGAGCGGCCGCATCGTCATGGACGGCCCGGCCGCCGAGCTGGCCAGCAACGAGGACGTCAAGGAGTTCTACCTCGGCATGGGCGGCGCGCAGCGCAAGAACTTTCGCGACGTCAAGAGCTACAAGCGCCGCAAGCGCTGGCTGGCATGA
- a CDS encoding phenylacetate--CoA ligase family protein — protein sequence MNARALPPVAGGFFDALETRPPAEREAAQSQALARQVAHAQRAAPAYATLLAGVDAGTVTSRQALARLPVTRKHELLERQRAARASDPFGGFAAAVRGPALPRVFASPGPIYEPEGATRDYWRTARALFAAGLRSGDLVHNAFSYHMTPGAFIMEAGAHALGCSVFPAGIGQTEQQLQAIADLRPAGYVGTPSFLRILLEKAQESGSDVSSLRRALTGGEALPPSLRDWFAGCGVDVYQSYATADVGLIAYETSARQGLVLDEGVIVEIVRPGTGDPVPEGEVGEVVVTTLQPEYPLLRFGTGDLSALLPGPCPSGRTNTRIKGWMGRADQTTKVRGMFVHPGQVAEVMRRFPEAGKARLVVSGEMADDVMTLRVEAAARPAGLAERIGEGVREVTKLRASVELVEPGSLPNDGKVIEDARSYR from the coding sequence ATGAACGCGCGCGCCCTCCCGCCGGTCGCCGGCGGCTTCTTCGACGCCCTGGAAACGCGCCCGCCGGCCGAGCGCGAGGCGGCGCAGTCGCAGGCGCTGGCGCGCCAGGTCGCGCATGCGCAGCGGGCGGCGCCGGCCTATGCCACGCTGCTGGCCGGCGTGGACGCCGGCACCGTCACCTCGCGCCAGGCGCTGGCGCGCCTGCCCGTCACGCGCAAGCACGAACTGCTGGAGCGGCAGCGGGCCGCGCGCGCCAGCGACCCGTTCGGCGGCTTCGCGGCCGCCGTGCGCGGGCCGGCGCTGCCGCGCGTGTTCGCCTCGCCCGGCCCGATCTACGAACCCGAGGGGGCCACGCGCGACTACTGGCGCACGGCCCGGGCGCTGTTCGCCGCCGGCCTGCGGTCCGGCGACCTGGTGCACAACGCCTTCAGCTACCACATGACGCCCGGCGCCTTCATCATGGAAGCGGGTGCGCATGCCCTGGGCTGCAGCGTGTTCCCGGCGGGCATCGGCCAGACCGAGCAGCAGCTGCAGGCCATCGCCGACCTGCGGCCGGCCGGCTACGTCGGCACGCCGAGCTTCCTGCGCATCCTGCTCGAGAAGGCGCAGGAGAGCGGCAGCGACGTGTCCAGCCTGCGGCGCGCGCTCACCGGCGGCGAGGCCCTGCCGCCCAGCCTGCGCGACTGGTTCGCCGGCTGCGGCGTCGACGTCTACCAGAGCTACGCGACGGCCGACGTCGGCCTGATCGCCTACGAGACCAGCGCGCGCCAGGGACTGGTGCTCGACGAGGGAGTCATCGTCGAGATCGTGCGGCCGGGCACCGGCGACCCGGTGCCCGAGGGCGAGGTCGGCGAGGTGGTGGTCACCACGCTGCAGCCCGAGTACCCCCTGCTGCGCTTCGGCACCGGCGACCTGTCGGCCCTGTTGCCGGGCCCCTGCCCCAGCGGCCGCACCAACACCCGCATCAAGGGCTGGATGGGGCGGGCCGACCAGACCACCAAGGTCCGCGGCATGTTCGTGCACCCGGGCCAGGTGGCCGAGGTCATGCGCCGCTTCCCCGAGGCCGGCAAGGCCCGGCTGGTGGTCAGCGGCGAGATGGCCGACGATGTCATGACGCTGCGGGTCGAGGCGGCTGCACGCCCGGCGGGGCTGGCCGAGCGCATCGGCGAGGGGGTGCGCGAGGTCACCAAGCTGCGCGCATCCGTCGAGCTGGTCGAGCCGGGCAGCCTGCCCAACGACGGCAAGGTCATCGAGGACGCCCGCAGCTACCGGTGA
- a CDS encoding tripartite tricarboxylate transporter substrate-binding protein — protein sequence MNNKLKIVAAAALSVAALGAQAQAAFPGGKPITIMVPFAAGGPTDRVARDLAEALRKPLGGATVLVDNAAGAGGSIGANKVAKAPADGYMLLVHHIGMATMPTLVRNIPFKVESDFEYLGMINDVPMTLIGKPALTATSYKELTSWIGQNKGKINLGNAGVGSASHLCGLLFQNAIKTDMTPVPYKGTAPAMTDLIGGQIDLMCDQTTNTTSQIEGKKVKAFAVTTSKRLATPALKDLPTLQESGLKDFEVTIWHGLYAPKGTPADIQKKLNDALKVALKDPEFIKKQEGLGAVVVTDKRTDPAEHKKFVAAEIAKWSPIIKAAGVYAD from the coding sequence ATGAACAACAAGCTCAAGATCGTGGCCGCGGCCGCCCTGTCGGTGGCCGCGCTCGGCGCCCAGGCCCAGGCGGCCTTCCCCGGTGGCAAGCCCATCACGATCATGGTGCCGTTCGCGGCCGGCGGCCCCACCGACCGCGTGGCCCGGGACTTGGCCGAGGCCCTGCGCAAGCCGCTCGGCGGCGCCACGGTGCTGGTGGACAACGCCGCCGGCGCCGGCGGCTCGATCGGCGCCAACAAGGTCGCCAAGGCACCCGCCGACGGCTACATGCTGCTGGTGCACCACATCGGCATGGCCACCATGCCCACGCTCGTGCGCAACATCCCGTTCAAGGTCGAGAGCGACTTCGAGTACCTGGGCATGATCAACGACGTGCCCATGACGCTGATCGGCAAGCCCGCGCTGACGGCCACCAGCTACAAGGAACTCACGAGCTGGATCGGCCAGAACAAGGGCAAGATCAACCTGGGCAACGCCGGCGTGGGCTCGGCCTCGCACCTGTGCGGCCTGCTGTTCCAGAACGCCATCAAGACCGACATGACGCCGGTGCCGTACAAGGGCACCGCGCCGGCCATGACCGACCTGATCGGCGGGCAGATCGACCTGATGTGCGACCAGACCACCAACACCACCTCGCAGATCGAGGGCAAGAAGGTCAAGGCCTTCGCGGTCACCACCTCCAAGCGCCTCGCCACGCCGGCGCTGAAGGACCTGCCCACGCTGCAGGAGTCCGGCCTGAAGGACTTCGAAGTGACGATCTGGCACGGCCTGTACGCGCCCAAGGGCACGCCGGCCGACATCCAGAAGAAGCTCAACGACGCACTGAAGGTGGCCCTGAAGGACCCCGAGTTCATCAAGAAGCAGGAAGGCCTGGGCGCCGTGGTCGTCACCGACAAGCGCACCGATCCGGCCGAGCACAAGAAGTTCGTCGCCGCCGAGATCGCCAAGTGGAGCCCGATCATCAAGGCCGCCGGCGTCTACGCCGACTGA
- a CDS encoding Bug family tripartite tricarboxylate transporter substrate binding protein, with protein sequence MTTSPHLPRRAVLALAAGAALGAPALAQSGYPNKPVRLVVPFAPGGTTDILARATAQELSKALGQQFVVDNRAGAGGNIGADIVSKAAPDGYTLLMGTVGTQSINKWLYARMPFDPQKDFTPITMVAAVPNVMVVPAQKAAANNIHTVADFIKYAKANPGKLNMASSGNGTSIHLAGELFKAMTGTYMTHFPFTGSGPALLSLVSGDMDVMFDNLPSSMQLIKSGRIKALAVTSSQPSAALPGVPTVEQAGNLKGYEASSWFGLLGPAGLSPDIANRIHQEVAKALATPEMKEKLLAQGAIPSGSSPQQFAAHIDAELKKWQPVVKNSGAKVD encoded by the coding sequence ATGACCACCTCCCCCCACCTGCCCCGCCGCGCCGTGCTGGCCCTGGCCGCCGGCGCCGCCCTCGGCGCGCCCGCCCTGGCCCAGTCGGGCTACCCGAACAAACCGGTGCGCCTGGTCGTGCCGTTCGCCCCCGGCGGCACCACCGACATCCTGGCCCGCGCCACGGCGCAGGAACTGAGCAAGGCCCTGGGCCAGCAGTTCGTGGTCGACAACCGCGCCGGCGCCGGCGGCAACATCGGCGCCGACATCGTGTCCAAGGCCGCGCCGGACGGCTACACGCTGCTGATGGGAACGGTGGGCACGCAGAGCATCAACAAGTGGCTGTATGCCCGCATGCCGTTCGACCCGCAGAAGGATTTCACGCCCATCACCATGGTGGCCGCGGTGCCCAACGTGATGGTGGTGCCGGCCCAGAAGGCGGCCGCGAACAACATCCACACGGTGGCCGACTTCATCAAGTACGCCAAGGCCAACCCCGGCAAGCTGAACATGGCCTCGAGCGGCAACGGCACCTCGATCCACCTGGCCGGCGAGCTGTTCAAGGCCATGACCGGGACCTACATGACCCACTTTCCGTTCACCGGCTCGGGCCCCGCGCTCCTGAGCCTGGTGAGCGGCGACATGGACGTGATGTTCGACAACCTGCCCTCGTCGATGCAACTGATCAAGTCGGGCCGGATCAAGGCGCTGGCCGTCACCAGTTCGCAGCCGTCGGCCGCACTGCCCGGCGTGCCGACCGTGGAACAGGCCGGCAACCTCAAGGGCTACGAGGCCAGCTCCTGGTTCGGCCTGCTCGGCCCGGCCGGCCTGTCGCCCGACATCGCCAACCGCATCCACCAGGAGGTGGCCAAGGCGCTCGCCACGCCCGAGATGAAGGAGAAGCTGCTGGCGCAGGGCGCGATCCCGAGCGGCAGCAGCCCGCAGCAGTTCGCGGCCCACATCGACGCCGAGCTGAAGAAGTGGCAGCCGGTGGTGAAGAACTCGGGCGCCAAGGTCGACTGA
- a CDS encoding M20/M25/M40 family metallo-hydrolase, producing MPTIRLLARALAPLTLSLACAGAAGQPVALDPGLAPLAEKEVPALLDTLRQLTAVDSGTGQAAGLAAVADTIERLARGLGAEVARVAPAAGVTGPNLLVTFQGNGQRRLLLIAHMDTVYPAGTAAARPLRVEGRRAIAAGIADDKGGIAVFLHAMKLLQARGFRDYGRVTLLFNSDEERGSRGSRDLIRSQALAHDVVLSGEPTGLPERIVLATSGVGFLSARVRSGSAVGAGDGQAVEEVADLVLRSRDAFRSVPETRLNWTVLRAEEAPVLQRLPAADWQLATLTFQVRGRPSHAGGAPDAGINAVVEAATLVRRVLEEAARHPGVRVHARSATGGQVSNIIPERGQVVIEVALPRGAPAQPVLDALLVAGRQAALAGARVEGIAAPGLAERPGPVDTRVSADVRVPHAEAYQQLVQAMRQRVEQKRHPSSTVTLQDGLARPAYNASEEGRRLAEVAQQIDHALGGQLGLLARSYGGTDAAWAGQSGKPVIEGLGLPGGNYHSADEEYVLVDRIPRRLALVAELIRALSRR from the coding sequence ATGCCCACGATCCGCCTGCTGGCGCGCGCGCTCGCGCCCCTCACCCTGTCGCTGGCGTGCGCCGGCGCCGCCGGCCAGCCGGTCGCGCTCGACCCCGGGCTGGCACCGCTGGCCGAGAAGGAAGTCCCGGCCCTGCTGGACACGCTGCGCCAGCTCACGGCGGTCGATTCCGGCACCGGCCAGGCGGCCGGCCTCGCGGCCGTCGCCGACACCATCGAGCGGCTGGCGCGCGGCCTGGGCGCCGAGGTCGCGCGGGTCGCGCCGGCGGCCGGCGTGACCGGCCCCAACCTGCTCGTCACCTTCCAGGGCAACGGCCAGCGCCGGCTGCTGCTCATCGCCCACATGGACACCGTCTATCCGGCCGGCACGGCGGCCGCGCGGCCGCTGCGCGTCGAGGGCCGGCGCGCCATCGCGGCGGGCATTGCCGACGACAAGGGCGGCATCGCGGTCTTCCTGCACGCGATGAAGCTGCTGCAGGCACGCGGCTTCCGCGACTACGGGCGCGTCACCCTGCTGTTCAACAGCGACGAGGAGCGCGGCTCGCGCGGCTCGCGCGACCTGATCCGGTCCCAGGCGCTGGCGCACGACGTGGTGCTGAGCGGCGAGCCCACCGGCCTGCCGGAGCGCATCGTCCTGGCCACCTCGGGCGTCGGTTTCCTGTCGGCGCGGGTGCGCTCGGGCAGCGCCGTCGGCGCCGGCGACGGGCAGGCGGTGGAAGAGGTGGCCGACCTCGTCCTGCGCAGCCGCGACGCCTTCCGCAGCGTGCCCGAGACGCGCTTGAACTGGACCGTGTTGCGAGCCGAGGAGGCGCCCGTGCTGCAGCGCCTGCCGGCCGCCGACTGGCAGCTGGCCACGCTCACGTTCCAGGTGCGGGGCCGGCCCTCGCACGCCGGCGGCGCCCCGGACGCCGGCATCAACGCGGTGGTGGAGGCGGCCACGCTGGTGCGCCGGGTGCTGGAGGAGGCGGCGCGCCACCCCGGGGTGCGGGTGCACGCGCGCAGCGCCACCGGCGGCCAGGTGTCCAACATCATTCCCGAGCGCGGCCAGGTCGTCATCGAGGTGGCGCTGCCGCGTGGCGCGCCCGCGCAGCCGGTGCTGGATGCCTTGCTGGTCGCCGGCCGCCAGGCCGCGCTGGCCGGCGCGCGGGTGGAGGGGATTGCGGCCCCCGGCCTGGCCGAGCGCCCGGGGCCGGTGGACACCCGCGTGTCCGCCGACGTGCGGGTGCCGCATGCCGAGGCCTACCAGCAGCTGGTACAGGCCATGCGCCAGCGCGTCGAGCAGAAGCGGCACCCGTCGTCGACGGTCACGCTGCAGGACGGGCTGGCGCGCCCGGCCTACAACGCCAGCGAGGAGGGGCGGCGGCTGGCCGAGGTGGCGCAGCAGATCGACCACGCGCTGGGCGGCCAGCTCGGGCTGCTGGCGCGCAGCTACGGCGGCACCGACGCGGCCTGGGCCGGGCAGTCGGGCAAGCCGGTGATCGAAGGCCTGGGCCTGCCGGGCGGCAACTACCACTCGGCCGACGAGGAGTACGTGCTGGTCGACCGCATCCCGCGGCGGCTGGCGCTGGTGGCGGAGCTGATCCGCGCCCTGTCGCGCCGCTGA
- a CDS encoding DUF1840 domain-containing protein — translation MLYKFKSKAAGDLIMLEPNGRRVLEIIGKDPGPQGIIEPDQMPAAVAALEQAIVQEEADQQAAIDEAKANGQVPPTFHDVSLRQRAVPFLDMLRRCQAAGKEIVWGV, via the coding sequence ATGCTCTACAAGTTCAAAAGCAAGGCGGCCGGCGACCTGATCATGCTGGAGCCCAACGGCCGCCGGGTGCTGGAGATCATCGGCAAGGATCCTGGGCCGCAGGGCATCATCGAGCCGGACCAGATGCCGGCGGCGGTGGCCGCGCTGGAGCAGGCGATCGTGCAGGAGGAAGCCGACCAGCAGGCGGCGATCGACGAGGCCAAGGCCAACGGCCAGGTCCCGCCCACGTTCCACGACGTCTCGCTGCGCCAGCGCGCCGTGCCCTTCCTCGACATGTTGCGCCGCTGCCAGGCCGCCGGCAAGGAGATCGTCTGGGGCGTGTGA